DNA from Thermoanaerobacter uzonensis DSM 18761:
TTATTATAAAATTTCCTATAATAATACCTGCCACCTTTTCCTTCTCGGTATATGATCACAGCCGTAACAAAGCATACGGATTTACCTGGTTGAGAGTCTGTACCCACCATCAACTTGTAATTCGATTGCCGGTCACCCTCAACAAATTCCATAATGTCTAGGAACATTTTATCAATATCCATTTTCCCCTTAGTTGGGCTAATGAAATACAATGACCCCATCTCCTTTAACTGCAAATTGCTTAGGGCAATTAAACTATTTTAATTTTAATTATACAACAATTTTGTTAAAAGTGTAGTAAAATTTTTTTATTTTTTTGTTAAACTATCAATTTTGTAACAAGCAATATCAACTCTGCAGCTGGTATAAATATAAGCTGAGCCAGCAAAGTACCCAAAATTTTTCCAAACACAAGAAGTACTACCATACTATCCACATCATGTTGAGTCCTCTTACCGCTTAAGGCCTGGTCAGTTATAAGAGCCGCCACAGGGTCCACTACAACGGTGAATAATACAGTCGCAAACCCGTTTACAATACCCGAAAGCTGACTGGCTGTAATTCTATACTCAGGAATAATGGCTCCGGCGTAAAGTGAAGAAATAATACCTGTAGTGTAAATAGAAGTAATAATGACGTTATATATCAAAAATGTTTTTGGTATGTTAGTATTCCACACGCCTTTTAACATAGACAACCTTGGCAAAACAATCTTCTTCTTTATCTTTTTCAAATTACTCCATTTAAATCCCTTTAGAATAAGCTTGGGGACCGTTCCAGCCCCTTCCATTCCATTTATGGCAACAGTAAAAATCGACACAAAAGTAGGCATCAGGGGTGCTCCTATCAATGCCCCTAATGTAGCAGAGAAAAGCACAATTCTCATATCATTTTGAAGGAGATGTACTTTGTCCATTTTTATCGCCATATCTACAATGCTGCCGAGGAAAGGTGCTTGAACCATATTTGATAATCTTGATATTACAGCCATAATGTTAAAAAGTGAAAGAGCAACAGCAAGCTTTCGAGTTCTTACCCCAGAAGGTCTTATTGAATAAGAAAGCGTATCAACCAAATTTATGACCATGGTAAAGAAGGCTACTATCATGAGTCTTTTTATATCTATCATTTGTTCCCATCCATTCTTTATTTAAAATTCCTTTATAATTATATTGTACAATGCTTTTTTTTTCAACATTTATCTTTTTCCAAAGTTTGTGGTATAATCTATGATATCGGAGGGATAATAAATGTCACAAAAACATTACAACAAATGGTTAATTCTTTCTGCTGTCGTCATAGGCAGTATTATGGGACCAATTGATGGAAGTATTGTTAACATAGCAATGCCAGAATTTACAAAGGTCTTCCACACAAATATAACAACAGTAAGCTGGGTCTCCATGACATATTTATTAGTCTTAAGCAGTATGATGATGACTTTTGGTAGACTTGGTGATATGTTGGGTTATAAAAAACTGTATCAATACGGTCTTTTGACTTTTTCAATATCTTCTGCAATTTTGAGTTTTTCTGTAAATATATATATGTTGATAATTATGCGAGCTTTCCAAGCAATAGGAGCTGGCATGCTAATGTCAATGACATCAGCTATTATAACCTCTGTGTTTCCTCCAAACGAAAGAGGCAAAGCTCTTGGCATCAACGCTATGTCTATATCTATCGGACTTGCAATAGGTCCTACATTAGGGGGTTTTCTTTTATCAAATTTGGGTTGGCAGTCTATATTTTATATAAACGTTCCTATCGGCATAATAGGTTACATATGGGCTCATATCGTGGTACCTGACAACAAAGGAGTTCCTGAAAAATTCGATCCTTACGGATCTATTTCTTTCTTTATCTTTCTTGCAAGCCTCTTACTCTTTATATCAGAAGGTGGAACATGGGGTTGGACATCACTTTCAAGTATAATTTCATTATTGACATCAGTAATATTTTTAATAATCTTTGTAATTATAGAAAATAAAGTAGACTTTCCTATGTTTGACTTCTCTCTTTTAAAAATAAGGTCTTTTACTTTTGGAAACATAAGCACCCTGCTAAACTTTATGGCTCAAAACACAATGACTTTTTTAACCCCTTTCCTCCTTCAGCATTTAGGGTTTACCACTGAAAAAACAGGTATAATAATGACTTCTTTCCCCCTCGTTATGTTCATCGTAGCACCTTTAAGCGGGATTTTAGCTGACAGATACGGAGCTCAAATCCTCTCAACTATCGGCGCAGTAATTTCTGCAACAGCCCTTTTTCTTATGGCAACTTTAACAGAAAAATCCACTATGTTTACCATTATGGCCCGCCTTGCCCTTTTTGGCGTAGGAAATGCCATTTTTCAGACACCAAATAACAGTGCAATAATGGGAAGTGCGCCAAAAAATAGATTAGGTGTAGCATCTGCTTTTCTCGCAACAATGAGAAATGTAGGTATGGTGATGGGCATTGCAGTAGGAAGTGCTATATTTACAAACAGGTTAAAAGCCTACCAAGCTCTAAAATTTTCTTCCAATGCTGCCTTTATGATAGCTATTAAAGAAGCTTATATAACCGCCGGAATCTTTTCATTTATATGCGCTTTTACTTCTCTGGTGAGAAATAATGTTAAATTAATACAAGGAAAGGATTGATTTAAATGGAAACCACTCTTGCTATAGTAAAACCCGACGGTGTCAAGAGAGGACTTATAGGAGAAATATTGAAAAGATATGAAAATAAAGGCTTAAGACTTAAAGCGGCAAAAGTAATAACTCCAACAATTGACCTTTTAGAAAAACACTACGAAGAGCATAAAGGTAAACCTTATTATGAGCTTTTAATACAGTATATGTCTTCCGGTCCTGTCTTCGCAATGATATTGGAGGGAGAAAACGCCGTAAAAATAGTTAGATTATTAAACGGTGCTACTAAAGTGGAAGAGGCCCTCCCTGGAACAATAAGAGGTGATTTTGCTTCTAATACTACTTTTAACATTATACACGGTTCAGATAGTATTGAATCTGCAAAAAGAGAAATAGCACTGTGGTTTTCTGAATTAGCATGAATATTTCTGTTTAGTTGCCGCTTTGTAACAAGTCGCTTCACCTATGCAAAATGCCTCCTCCATATGAAAAAAGAGATTAGTCTAAGGCGAAGTGACTTCACTTCGCCTTAGTTAATGGTACTATATAAGCAGTATAAAGATTGTTAAATACAAATTCTATTGAAGAGAAAAACACCACAACTAGCCAATCATAGCCAGTAAGCACTGTTGTCTTAAACACAATACTTAAAGGTGGAATATATATTGTAGCCAAGAAAAGCAAAAATGATGTTAAAACTGCTAACACCAAGTAAGGATTAGTAAAAATCCCTATCTCAAAAATTAAATTTCTTTCTGACCTACATTCAAAGGCGTGTATCAACTCTACCATCACTAATGTAGCAAAAGCTATAGTTCTAGCTTTTTCCAATGTCCCATAACTTAAAGCAAATACATATGCTCCAAGCGTACTCAATGCCATTAAAAATCCCACTATAATGATTCTTATACCCAACCCTTTTGAAAACACACTTTCTTTAGCCTCTCTTGGTTTCATTATCATTATATCTTTTTCAGGAGGATCCATCCCAAGAGCTAAAGCCGGCAACCCATCAGTAATAAGATTGACCATTAATATTTGAATGGGAATAAGAGGCAATTTTAAGGCTGTTAAAGCTGCAAAAAACATAGCCAAAACTTCTCCAAGATTACAAGAAAGCAAAAATCGTATAAACTTTCGTATATTGTCATAAATTATTCTTCCCTCTTCAACAGCTGCCACAATAGTGGCAAAATTATCATCTAATAAAATCATAGAAGAAGCCTCTTTCGCGACTTCTGTCCCCCCTTTTCCCATAGCAATACCTATATCTGCCTCTTTCAAAGCTGGCGCATCATTTACACCATCACCTGTCATAGCTACTGTAAAGCCTTTGTTTTTAAGGGCTCTGACTATTCTAAGCTTATGTCTTGGGGTTACTCTTGCATAAACACTAATATTTGTACAAACTTTCTCAAGGTCCTTATCGCCCATGTTATCTAAATCCTGTCCTGTGATTACTTTATCATTTTCTCCTAATATTTTTAATTCTTTTGCTATAGCAGTTGCAGTAATCTTCTGGTCACCTGTTATCATAACCGGCTTTATTCCTGCCATCTTGCATTTTAAAATTGCTTCATATACTTCCCTTCTAGGAGGATCTATCATCCCTTCCAATCCTACAAAAACCAAATCTTTTTCTATAAACTCCGCAACCATTGGAAATTTAGGAGGAAGCTTTTTGTAAGCAAAGGCCAATACTCTTAAAGCTTCCCTTCCAAAACTTTCATTGATATCTAATATTCTTTTTTTATCAAAGACAGTAAGTGGCACTTCTTTTCCTTCTGTATATTTATAGGTACAAAGGTCCAATATTACATCTGGTGCACCTTTTATATAAGCATATTTTTCACCGCTTATCTCCATAATAACAGACATCCTTTTTCTTTCTGAATCAAAAGGAATTTCCTCCATTCTTTTAATATTTTCTAACAATTCAAGAGAAAGTCCTGATTTCATTGAAAAAGAAAGTATAGCAGCTTCAGTAGGGTCTCCTATATA
Protein-coding regions in this window:
- a CDS encoding lipid II flippase Amj family protein, whose product is MIDIKRLMIVAFFTMVINLVDTLSYSIRPSGVRTRKLAVALSLFNIMAVISRLSNMVQAPFLGSIVDMAIKMDKVHLLQNDMRIVLFSATLGALIGAPLMPTFVSIFTVAINGMEGAGTVPKLILKGFKWSNLKKIKKKIVLPRLSMLKGVWNTNIPKTFLIYNVIITSIYTTGIISSLYAGAIIPEYRITASQLSGIVNGFATVLFTVVVDPVAALITDQALSGKRTQHDVDSMVVLLVFGKILGTLLAQLIFIPAAELILLVTKLIV
- a CDS encoding MFS transporter; the encoded protein is MSQKHYNKWLILSAVVIGSIMGPIDGSIVNIAMPEFTKVFHTNITTVSWVSMTYLLVLSSMMMTFGRLGDMLGYKKLYQYGLLTFSISSAILSFSVNIYMLIIMRAFQAIGAGMLMSMTSAIITSVFPPNERGKALGINAMSISIGLAIGPTLGGFLLSNLGWQSIFYINVPIGIIGYIWAHIVVPDNKGVPEKFDPYGSISFFIFLASLLLFISEGGTWGWTSLSSIISLLTSVIFLIIFVIIENKVDFPMFDFSLLKIRSFTFGNISTLLNFMAQNTMTFLTPFLLQHLGFTTEKTGIIMTSFPLVMFIVAPLSGILADRYGAQILSTIGAVISATALFLMATLTEKSTMFTIMARLALFGVGNAIFQTPNNSAIMGSAPKNRLGVASAFLATMRNVGMVMGIAVGSAIFTNRLKAYQALKFSSNAAFMIAIKEAYITAGIFSFICAFTSLVRNNVKLIQGKD
- the ndk gene encoding nucleoside-diphosphate kinase, yielding METTLAIVKPDGVKRGLIGEILKRYENKGLRLKAAKVITPTIDLLEKHYEEHKGKPYYELLIQYMSSGPVFAMILEGENAVKIVRLLNGATKVEEALPGTIRGDFASNTTFNIIHGSDSIESAKREIALWFSELA
- a CDS encoding calcium-translocating P-type ATPase, SERCA-type; translated protein: MSYSKKQMQQTIYYFNKTDFTGLNSQEAQKRLLKYGPNILEEGHNVSPLQMFLNQFQDFMVMVLLAATLISALMGELADALTITIIVILNAVLGFIQEYRTEQSLEALKKLAAPVAKVLRDGEQKEIEASQIVIDDIIILEAGDKVPADAVLIESHNLEVDESILTGESVPVYKEAVNNIKRVAVSNSSVIYMGTIVTKGRGKAIVTATGMQTEMGKIAGMIKDIEGNETPLQKRLNKLGKVLVAGALAICGIVIVLGIIRGESLYYMFLSGVSLAVAAIPEGLPAVVTVSLAIGVQRMLKRNALIRKLPAVETLGCTNVICTDKTGTLTENKMAVTKVFCDEEVFEVKGDKSKEFTKIINKEKSAFRKMLEIGALCNNAKIKREKIKIGKEILEEEKYIGDPTEAAILSFSMKSGLSLELLENIKRMEEIPFDSERKRMSVIMEISGEKYAYIKGAPDVILDLCTYKYTEGKEVPLTVFDKKRILDINESFGREALRVLAFAYKKLPPKFPMVAEFIEKDLVFVGLEGMIDPPRREVYEAILKCKMAGIKPVMITGDQKITATAIAKELKILGENDKVITGQDLDNMGDKDLEKVCTNISVYARVTPRHKLRIVRALKNKGFTVAMTGDGVNDAPALKEADIGIAMGKGGTEVAKEASSMILLDDNFATIVAAVEEGRIIYDNIRKFIRFLLSCNLGEVLAMFFAALTALKLPLIPIQILMVNLITDGLPALALGMDPPEKDIMIMKPREAKESVFSKGLGIRIIIVGFLMALSTLGAYVFALSYGTLEKARTIAFATLVMVELIHAFECRSERNLIFEIGIFTNPYLVLAVLTSFLLFLATIYIPPLSIVFKTTVLTGYDWLVVVFFSSIEFVFNNLYTAYIVPLTKAK